A single region of the Streptomyces sp. NBC_00425 genome encodes:
- a CDS encoding QsdR family transcriptional regulator, with translation MSQAQEVPPPLPPDEPVLRAAVAMFLRDGWIDARALAAEAGIGRATLYRRYGDRDRLIGEAIWAIATTEFAQIYPRSRGQGADKVADLVHAMLTTSAQLPAMRRFVADHPDTALRVMTSRDGVIQDRIVETVSRLIQSEIGEPDDIDAPTLAYAVVRVAESFYYRELLTGQPTDISAATTIIRRLLR, from the coding sequence ATGTCTCAAGCGCAAGAGGTTCCGCCTCCGCTGCCCCCGGACGAGCCGGTGCTGCGTGCTGCGGTCGCGATGTTCCTGCGGGACGGCTGGATCGACGCACGGGCGCTGGCTGCCGAGGCCGGCATCGGCCGCGCCACCCTGTATCGGCGTTACGGCGATCGCGACCGCCTGATCGGCGAGGCGATCTGGGCGATCGCCACAACCGAGTTCGCCCAGATCTACCCACGGAGCCGCGGGCAAGGCGCCGACAAGGTCGCCGACCTCGTTCACGCCATGCTGACCACCAGCGCACAACTGCCGGCCATGCGTCGGTTCGTCGCCGACCACCCCGACACCGCACTACGGGTGATGACCTCGCGTGACGGCGTCATCCAGGACCGCATAGTCGAGACCGTCAGCCGGCTCATCCAGTCCGAGATCGGCGAACCCGACGACATCGACGCCCCGACCCTCGCCTACGCCGTCGTCCGGGTCGCCGAGTCCTTCTATTACCGCGAGCTCCTCACCGGGCAGCCCACCGACATCAGCGCCGCCACCACCATCATCCGCAGACTCCTGCGCTGA
- a CDS encoding DUF1295 domain-containing protein — protein sequence MPFAIYVVIFAALALQSDLTGFMVCNLLVQLAVFVVGACLPAHRTGFMSYVDVAWPWGLALVGVQVLAFGGLDSPVAVATAAIYLLMGMRMGAWALRFMVFKRLPGELPRYQYQRRRWERDGFRNEKVSLQVEIMVQCGANIAVLAVPAALATVRPAGLDVVSVAAIALWAVFWVFESVADLQKARFADRTRRDGARRTCDVGLWRYSRHPNYFGQWMQWSSLILLSLPVLIDRWPHHHIVFGLLTALALAWISWTTYNMLVHYTGAVPAEYFSRQRRPDYIRYQRVTNRFFPGPRRITHQ from the coding sequence ATGCCGTTCGCGATCTATGTCGTGATATTCGCGGCCCTTGCACTTCAGAGCGACCTCACGGGGTTCATGGTCTGCAACCTGCTTGTGCAACTGGCCGTCTTCGTCGTGGGTGCGTGTCTGCCGGCCCACCGCACCGGGTTCATGTCCTACGTGGATGTGGCCTGGCCGTGGGGCCTCGCCCTGGTCGGGGTGCAGGTCCTGGCGTTCGGCGGCCTGGATTCGCCTGTGGCTGTCGCGACTGCGGCGATCTACCTGCTGATGGGCATGCGTATGGGCGCCTGGGCGCTGCGGTTCATGGTGTTCAAGCGGTTGCCCGGAGAGTTGCCGCGGTACCAGTATCAGCGGCGCCGCTGGGAGCGAGACGGGTTCCGCAACGAGAAGGTGTCGCTCCAAGTCGAGATCATGGTCCAGTGCGGCGCCAACATCGCCGTGCTCGCGGTTCCGGCCGCGCTCGCCACCGTGCGCCCGGCCGGCCTCGATGTCGTGAGTGTCGCGGCGATCGCGCTGTGGGCGGTGTTCTGGGTCTTCGAATCGGTGGCGGACCTGCAGAAGGCCCGTTTCGCCGACCGCACCCGACGAGACGGTGCGCGCCGCACCTGCGACGTCGGGCTGTGGCGCTACAGCCGTCACCCCAACTACTTCGGTCAGTGGATGCAGTGGAGCAGTCTCATCCTGTTGTCGCTGCCAGTGCTGATCGACCGCTGGCCACACCATCACATCGTCTTCGGCCTGCTCACAGCCCTCGCCCTGGCCTGGATCTCCTGGACCACCTACAACATGCTCGTGCACTACACCGGTGCCGTTCCTGCGGAGTATTTCAGCCGGCAACGACGCCCCGACTACATCCGCTATCAGCGCGTCACCAACCGGTTTTTTCCCGGGCCCCGACGGATCACTCATCAGTGA
- a CDS encoding response regulator transcription factor, translating into MTVHILIVDDHPVVRFGLRGMLEAYEDLRVVGEAGSGDEAIVLASTTRPDVVLMDLRMPGTDGATATARIRQEHPGIRVLVLTTYEGDADILPAIEAGATGYLLKDTPIGTLTDAIRAAARGETVLAPPVAARLVTRLQAPAGEQLTPREVQVLGLVARGLSNSEIGRQLYIGEATVKTHLLRTFVKLGVNDRTAAVTVALSRGVLTSPHR; encoded by the coding sequence ATGACTGTCCACATCCTGATTGTCGATGACCATCCCGTCGTACGCTTCGGCCTCCGCGGCATGCTCGAGGCCTACGAGGACCTGCGGGTCGTCGGCGAGGCCGGCTCCGGCGACGAGGCGATCGTCCTTGCCTCCACGACGCGCCCGGATGTCGTCCTGATGGACCTGCGGATGCCGGGTACCGATGGCGCCACCGCAACGGCGCGCATCCGTCAGGAGCACCCCGGCATTCGCGTGCTCGTGCTGACCACCTACGAAGGTGACGCCGACATCCTGCCGGCGATCGAGGCCGGCGCCACCGGATACCTGCTCAAGGACACCCCGATCGGTACTCTGACCGACGCGATCCGGGCGGCAGCCCGCGGTGAAACCGTCCTCGCCCCGCCGGTGGCCGCACGGCTGGTGACTCGCCTTCAGGCGCCGGCCGGGGAGCAGCTGACCCCACGCGAGGTTCAGGTACTCGGCCTCGTCGCGCGGGGTCTGTCCAACAGCGAGATCGGTCGGCAGCTGTACATCGGCGAAGCGACGGTGAAGACGCACCTGCTGCGAACGTTCGTCAAACTGGGTGTCAACGACCGCACCGCAGCCGTCACCGTCGCTCTCTCGCGCGGCGTCCTCACCTCACCACACCGGTGA
- a CDS encoding sensor histidine kinase, with translation MAVRSTVDFGYRYRVGWHVLVGAVAIPLAVAIAADVSVALGQRLLALGTLAVIVACYALVAPRAMENRDERWGAAYFAVLAVAFPLLLAIAPIAGALLFALCPQLFVMVARWRVRLPLLLVLYAELAWAMVARVGVSRYTLAMVGVTVLVPMTVTILVGAYLTGIREQNRKRAALIEELTLTRAALERAGHEAGVHAERERLAAEIHDTLAQGFTSILMLAQVARTTLLRDPTAADGQLDILEKTARENLAEARSLIAASAPVDLTGRGLADALDRLAARHTRDTGTRVEVSIVGERSGTSTGTDIALLRTAQEALANVGKHAAATTVRIELRHDSGLMALAVTDDGQGFDPATVRGGYGLLGMRTRASSFGGTCTVRSAPGQGTTVRVELPPAPAAQTARSLQPVLDFSSTPDN, from the coding sequence GTGGCAGTGCGCAGCACCGTCGACTTCGGCTACCGCTACCGCGTCGGATGGCATGTCCTCGTCGGCGCCGTCGCGATACCTCTTGCCGTCGCCATAGCGGCCGACGTCTCCGTGGCGCTCGGACAACGCCTGCTGGCCCTCGGTACGCTCGCTGTCATCGTCGCCTGCTACGCCTTGGTCGCTCCGCGGGCCATGGAAAACCGCGACGAGCGTTGGGGTGCGGCCTATTTCGCCGTCCTGGCGGTCGCGTTCCCGCTTCTGCTCGCCATCGCCCCGATCGCTGGCGCATTGCTGTTCGCGCTCTGCCCACAGCTGTTCGTGATGGTCGCGAGGTGGCGGGTACGCCTACCGTTGTTGTTGGTTCTCTACGCCGAGCTCGCCTGGGCCATGGTGGCGCGGGTCGGAGTCAGCCGCTACACGCTGGCGATGGTCGGCGTGACCGTTCTGGTACCCATGACCGTGACGATCCTCGTGGGCGCCTATCTGACCGGCATCCGCGAGCAGAACCGCAAGCGGGCCGCGCTGATCGAGGAACTGACCCTGACGCGGGCCGCATTGGAACGCGCGGGCCACGAGGCAGGCGTCCATGCCGAACGTGAACGCCTGGCTGCCGAGATCCACGACACCCTGGCGCAGGGCTTCACCAGCATCCTCATGCTCGCTCAGGTCGCACGGACGACCCTGCTCCGTGATCCGACGGCCGCCGACGGCCAGCTCGACATCCTGGAGAAGACCGCCCGCGAGAACCTCGCGGAGGCACGCTCGCTGATCGCCGCTTCGGCCCCGGTCGACCTGACCGGGCGCGGGCTCGCGGATGCGCTGGACCGGCTCGCCGCCCGGCATACTCGCGACACGGGTACGCGCGTCGAGGTCTCGATCGTCGGCGAGCGGTCCGGCACATCCACCGGCACCGACATCGCCCTGCTGCGCACCGCGCAGGAGGCCCTGGCCAACGTCGGCAAGCACGCCGCCGCCACGACGGTGCGGATCGAGCTACGCCACGATTCCGGCCTCATGGCGCTGGCCGTGACCGATGACGGCCAGGGCTTCGACCCGGCCACCGTCCGGGGTGGATACGGCCTGCTGGGCATGCGCACCCGCGCCTCCAGCTTCGGCGGAACCTGCACGGTGCGATCGGCTCCCGGCCAGGGCACCACGGTGCGGGTCGAGCTGCCGCCGGCCCCGGCCGCGCAGACGGCGCGTAGCCTGCAGCCTGTACTTGATTTCAGCTCCACACCCGACAACTGA
- a CDS encoding molybdopterin-dependent oxidoreductase encodes MSGIDIKTQMTDRPTPGRPPKQWYGELAGVAATALALGLGELVAAATGGPSAPLVAVGGVAVDAAPTPVKEFAVAVFYTYDKLALQAGIVLVLAVFAAFIGVLAMRRLWYGLAGVAVFGMIGVLASATRPSATWAYPLPTVAGALAAAGLLVLLRRTLPRRAAVSAQDLGDDTGPDTDVAAPGTHTPLQGASSRSSDTGISEVDGAGRPPGRRRFLALAVGAIGAAAVAVPGGRRLWAQRVAAARAAVVLPSPSSPAAPLPAKVSVGVPGVEPFVTSTSNFYRIDTALTVPQMEPKDWRLRIHGRVKRPLTLTYEQLLTRPLVERYITLACVSNEVGGELVGNARWLGVPIKDLLDEVEPDDRADQVVSRSVDGYTAGTPTAALRDGRDALLAVGMNGEPLPVEHGFPVRMVVPGLYGYVSATKWLTELELSRFSDFSAYWVRRDYAALAPVKTQSRIDTPAAGKRLKQGLVMVAGVAWAQHRGVSAVEVRVDDGPWQQAQLAAVPSADTWRQWSWPWQATPGEHRLQVRATDNTGQVQTGQVHKPSPDGATGRHTIKVTVA; translated from the coding sequence ATGTCCGGTATCGATATAAAGACTCAGATGACAGATCGGCCGACACCGGGAAGACCGCCCAAGCAGTGGTACGGCGAGCTTGCCGGCGTCGCGGCCACCGCACTCGCCCTGGGCCTCGGTGAGCTGGTGGCAGCCGCGACGGGCGGGCCCTCAGCACCCCTCGTGGCGGTGGGTGGCGTCGCCGTGGACGCCGCGCCGACCCCGGTCAAGGAGTTCGCCGTCGCGGTGTTCTACACGTACGACAAGCTGGCGCTGCAGGCGGGAATCGTGCTGGTCTTGGCGGTGTTCGCCGCGTTCATCGGTGTGCTGGCCATGCGCCGGCTCTGGTACGGGCTGGCCGGCGTCGCTGTGTTCGGGATGATCGGCGTACTCGCGTCAGCCACCCGGCCCAGCGCCACGTGGGCGTACCCGCTGCCGACAGTGGCCGGTGCACTGGCCGCTGCCGGCCTCTTGGTGCTGTTGCGCCGCACCCTGCCGCGCCGTGCCGCGGTATCGGCGCAGGACCTGGGGGACGACACCGGCCCAGATACGGACGTGGCGGCACCGGGAACCCACACCCCCCTGCAGGGGGCCAGTTCACGGTCGTCGGACACCGGCATCTCGGAGGTGGACGGCGCGGGACGACCGCCGGGCCGACGACGGTTTCTCGCGCTGGCGGTCGGGGCGATCGGCGCGGCCGCGGTGGCCGTACCGGGCGGACGTCGGCTGTGGGCACAGCGTGTGGCCGCGGCCCGGGCCGCGGTGGTTCTTCCGTCGCCGTCGAGCCCGGCAGCGCCATTGCCCGCCAAGGTCTCCGTCGGCGTGCCCGGAGTGGAGCCGTTCGTGACCAGTACCTCCAACTTTTACCGGATCGACACCGCTTTGACGGTGCCACAGATGGAACCCAAGGACTGGCGGCTGAGGATTCATGGCCGGGTGAAACGGCCGCTGACGCTGACGTACGAGCAATTGCTGACACGGCCGTTGGTGGAGCGCTACATCACGCTGGCGTGCGTGTCCAATGAGGTCGGTGGCGAGTTGGTCGGCAACGCGCGGTGGTTGGGGGTACCGATCAAAGATCTGCTGGATGAAGTCGAGCCGGATGACCGGGCGGATCAGGTGGTGAGCCGTTCCGTGGACGGCTACACGGCCGGTACACCGACGGCGGCGTTGCGCGACGGACGCGACGCGTTGCTGGCGGTCGGGATGAACGGGGAGCCACTGCCGGTCGAGCACGGATTTCCGGTCCGGATGGTGGTGCCCGGGCTGTACGGATACGTATCGGCGACGAAGTGGCTGACGGAGCTGGAACTGAGTCGTTTCTCGGACTTCAGCGCTTATTGGGTACGGCGGGATTACGCGGCGCTGGCTCCGGTGAAGACACAGTCGCGGATCGACACACCGGCTGCGGGCAAGCGTCTGAAACAGGGTCTGGTGATGGTGGCCGGGGTGGCGTGGGCGCAACATCGTGGGGTGTCCGCGGTAGAGGTCCGCGTGGATGACGGCCCGTGGCAGCAGGCACAGCTCGCGGCCGTGCCGTCGGCGGACACGTGGCGGCAGTGGAGCTGGCCGTGGCAGGCGACGCCCGGCGAGCATCGGCTGCAAGTACGCGCCACCGACAACACCGGCCAGGTGCAGACAGGACAGGTGCACAAGCCTTCGCCCGACGGGGCGACCGGCCGGCACACGATCAAGGTCACGGTTGCCTGA
- a CDS encoding GDSL-type esterase/lipase family protein, translating to MQTTPHATPHITSLRHLARTLPALVTAVLVACLLSWTGSSPAQAAPGDGSVSDPNIVYVGRWDTSAGTAAVPSWTGAYLQTAFTGTTVKVKARDAVNLYASIDGGPDVFHPGVRGTVDLTPQPLSAGTHTLRISYRSGDTVFQGLVLDPGARTVAPNAPSRLVEFVGDSITAGALTDRLALDSYAWKTGEQLGARHTQIARSGYCLVAQSGCTGLSTQFFRTASTGDQNWDFSRYRADAVVINLGTNDIGHGVTGASFQSAYTKLLADLRATYPNAQLFAVQTLKKRYVTETRAAVTSRTNAGDSRVHYVDTTGWLTDGTDYEDGNGHPNEAGHTKFANRLAPVIAARLGSPTSTLAAAPGQPGDPNIKFVGRWDTKTSTAYTPYWAGAYYRVGFTGRTVQLKQRGTIDFWARIDNGPVKFYDDVKGTVNLTPSPLSAGNHTLQVNYQVVAGSYRGDAVFQGLVLDSGATTFAPQAPGKLIEFVGDSITVGTTSSQNARTAYGWLIGERLGTEHTQIAQGGACLVAAADGCVGLERQFTKLNPNAATPDWDFSRYQANAVVINLGTNDVGHAVSSAQFQTAYTSLLREVRAAYPQAWIFALQTFRGRYVPQTQAAVKAAVDGGDSRVSFVDTTGWLGSGDLTDSVHPNDQGHRVIADRLAPVIAARIGM from the coding sequence GTGCAGACCACCCCCCACGCCACCCCCCATATCACCTCCTTACGCCACCTCGCCCGTACCCTCCCTGCGCTCGTCACGGCCGTTCTCGTCGCCTGCCTGCTGTCCTGGACGGGGAGCTCCCCCGCCCAGGCCGCGCCAGGTGACGGCTCGGTCTCCGACCCCAACATCGTCTACGTCGGGCGCTGGGACACCAGCGCCGGCACGGCGGCGGTGCCCTCCTGGACCGGTGCCTACCTGCAGACGGCCTTCACCGGCACCACGGTGAAGGTCAAGGCGAGAGACGCGGTCAACCTGTACGCCAGCATCGACGGCGGCCCCGACGTCTTCCACCCCGGCGTGCGCGGCACGGTGGACCTCACTCCCCAGCCGTTGTCCGCCGGTACCCACACCCTGCGCATTTCGTACCGTTCCGGCGACACCGTCTTCCAGGGCCTGGTGCTGGACCCCGGTGCGCGCACGGTCGCGCCGAACGCCCCGTCCCGGCTCGTCGAGTTCGTCGGCGACTCCATCACCGCCGGCGCGCTCACGGACCGGCTCGCACTGGACTCGTACGCCTGGAAGACCGGCGAGCAACTGGGGGCGCGCCACACCCAGATCGCCCGGTCCGGCTACTGCCTCGTCGCCCAGTCCGGATGCACGGGCCTGAGCACGCAGTTCTTCAGGACGGCGAGCACGGGCGACCAGAACTGGGACTTCTCCCGCTACCGGGCGGACGCCGTCGTCATCAATCTGGGGACCAACGACATCGGCCACGGAGTGACCGGCGCCTCTTTCCAGTCGGCCTACACCAAGCTCCTCGCCGACCTGCGCGCCACCTACCCGAACGCGCAGCTCTTCGCCGTGCAGACGCTCAAGAAGCGCTACGTCACCGAGACCAGGGCAGCCGTCACCTCCCGCACCAACGCCGGTGACAGCAGGGTGCACTACGTCGACACCACGGGCTGGCTGACCGACGGCACCGACTACGAGGACGGCAACGGGCATCCCAACGAGGCCGGCCACACCAAGTTCGCGAACCGCCTCGCCCCCGTCATCGCCGCCCGACTCGGCAGCCCCACATCCACCCTGGCGGCCGCTCCCGGCCAACCCGGCGACCCCAACATCAAGTTCGTGGGCCGCTGGGACACCAAGACCTCCACCGCCTACACCCCGTACTGGGCGGGCGCCTACTACAGGGTCGGCTTCACCGGCCGGACCGTCCAGCTCAAGCAGCGCGGAACGATCGACTTCTGGGCGAGGATCGACAACGGCCCGGTGAAGTTCTACGACGACGTCAAGGGAACCGTGAACCTGACCCCCTCCCCGCTGTCCGCCGGCAACCACACCCTCCAGGTCAACTACCAGGTGGTCGCCGGTTCCTACCGGGGTGACGCCGTCTTTCAGGGACTGGTCCTCGACAGTGGCGCCACCACGTTCGCACCGCAGGCGCCCGGCAAGCTGATCGAGTTCGTCGGCGACTCGATCACGGTGGGGACGACGTCGTCGCAGAACGCCCGCACCGCGTACGGCTGGCTGATCGGGGAACGGCTCGGCACCGAGCACACCCAGATCGCCCAAGGCGGCGCCTGTCTGGTCGCCGCGGCGGACGGATGCGTCGGCCTGGAGCGGCAGTTCACCAAGCTCAACCCGAACGCGGCCACCCCCGACTGGGACTTCTCCCGCTACCAGGCGAACGCGGTCGTCATCAACCTCGGCACCAACGACGTGGGCCACGCGGTCAGCTCCGCGCAGTTCCAGACGGCGTACACCAGCCTGCTGCGGGAGGTCCGCGCCGCGTACCCACAGGCGTGGATCTTCGCGTTGCAGACCTTCCGCGGCCGGTACGTCCCGCAGACCCAGGCGGCGGTCAAGGCGGCCGTCGACGGTGGCGACTCCCGGGTCTCCTTCGTCGACACCACCGGCTGGCTGGGTTCGGGCGACCTGACGGACTCGGTCCACCCCAACGACCAGGGGCACCGCGTCATCGCGGACCGGCTGGCACCGGTCATCGCGGCGCGGATCGGTATGTGA